One segment of Polyangiaceae bacterium DNA contains the following:
- a CDS encoding protein kinase → MSCLDEERVLSFVEGGATPDERRDVETHLAECGDCRAWVARAAEALLSTGLVDDDDTDAPLRRPQSGEHLGRYRVTEFLGAGAMGVVVAAEDTELGRDVALKLLRKDSSPGARQRFFREAKLASSISHPAIVTVFDVLTTQEGHPVLVMDRLRGETLRDHLHREKRLTPEQTAQLLAPVLDALSAAHARGIVHRDLKPENIFLQSGDLARPRLLDFGVAKLVGATDGSGELTRTGAIVGTPHYMAPEQAFAERDVDQRADLWAVGVIAYECLSGARPIEADSVGQVFKGLALGAFVPLSERRPELPKRVTAWVEGLLVEKSARETDADRLREALAGWSSASDTTTPSQRAWLPWALVAAAALGGAIWFASRAPASASIASEVGLERKPGHQLAPAASFVLSASTSAAAVGSAAAPLAGAPLGADAGAPLGGDAGAAMASSDPSRRPVALTRPAGAPAAPKPSASSPAPVASDPSSVGPGKLLTKPPF, encoded by the coding sequence ATGAGCTGTCTCGACGAAGAGCGCGTCCTTTCCTTCGTGGAAGGTGGCGCAACCCCGGACGAGCGCCGTGACGTGGAGACGCACTTGGCCGAGTGCGGCGACTGTCGCGCGTGGGTGGCGCGCGCCGCCGAGGCACTGCTCAGCACCGGCCTGGTGGACGACGACGACACCGACGCGCCGCTGCGCCGTCCGCAGAGTGGAGAGCACCTCGGACGCTATCGCGTCACGGAGTTCTTGGGCGCGGGCGCCATGGGCGTGGTCGTCGCCGCTGAAGACACGGAGTTAGGACGCGACGTCGCGCTGAAACTGTTGCGCAAGGACTCCAGCCCCGGTGCGCGCCAACGCTTCTTCCGTGAGGCCAAGCTCGCCAGCAGCATCAGTCACCCCGCCATCGTCACCGTCTTCGACGTGCTGACGACGCAGGAAGGTCACCCGGTGTTGGTGATGGATCGACTGCGAGGCGAAACCCTGCGCGATCACCTACACCGCGAGAAGCGACTAACGCCGGAGCAAACGGCGCAGCTGCTGGCCCCGGTGCTGGACGCGCTTTCCGCCGCGCATGCCCGCGGCATCGTGCATCGGGATCTGAAGCCCGAGAACATCTTCTTGCAGTCCGGAGACCTCGCGCGCCCGCGGTTACTCGACTTTGGTGTCGCCAAGTTGGTGGGCGCGACAGACGGCAGCGGCGAGCTGACGCGCACTGGCGCGATCGTGGGCACGCCGCACTACATGGCGCCCGAGCAGGCCTTCGCGGAGCGCGACGTGGATCAGCGCGCGGATCTGTGGGCCGTTGGCGTGATCGCCTACGAATGTCTCAGCGGCGCGCGTCCCATCGAGGCGGACAGCGTGGGACAGGTGTTCAAAGGCCTGGCCTTGGGCGCCTTCGTGCCGCTGTCGGAGCGACGACCCGAGCTACCGAAGCGCGTCACGGCGTGGGTGGAAGGGCTGTTGGTGGAGAAGAGCGCACGCGAAACCGACGCGGATCGCCTTCGGGAAGCGCTTGCAGGGTGGTCGAGCGCTAGCGACACGACGACACCGTCACAGCGCGCGTGGTTGCCCTGGGCGCTCGTCGCCGCCGCCGCGTTGGGGGGCGCGATCTGGTTTGCGTCGCGCGCGCCCGCGAGCGCGTCCATCGCCTCGGAGGTCGGCCTGGAGCGCAAGCCCGGTCATCAGCTTGCACCCGCAGCGTCCTTCGTGCTTTCGGCAAGTACCAGTGCTGCAGCTGTTGGCAGTGCCGCCGCACCGCTTGCAGGCGCGCCTCTTGGAGCAGACGCCGGCGCGCCGCTTGGAGGAGACGCGGGCGCGGCAATGGCCAGCAGCGATCCAAGCCGACGGCCTGTAGCGCTTACTCGACCCGCTGGCGCTCCCGCGGCCCCGAAGCCATCGGCGAGTTCGCCTGCGCCCGTCGCTTCGGATCCAAGTTCGGTCGGTCCTGGTAAGCTGCTCACGAAGCCACCGTTCTGA
- a CDS encoding sigma-70 family RNA polymerase sigma factor, which produces MLPEWLSTALAAAPAADADALRAYVQQRSEHPEALDADRVRELALCFLCLAGNAGAVKDFEARYVARVKDFVRRIDSSAAFADEVQQVLRERMLAGPEPKLGNYSGRGSLEGFLRVSATRIGLELHRRNEGVHEDAEAVDRVLDDPELDHIKRRYSQELGRAFADALTQLGERERTVLSLNLIDGLNIDRIGQLMGVHRATVARWIKDARERLYDDTQARLQAELALNAAEFASLARLVQSQLDVSVIRILNEGRATG; this is translated from the coding sequence ATGCTTCCGGAGTGGCTGTCCACGGCGCTTGCGGCAGCGCCCGCGGCCGACGCGGACGCGTTGCGCGCCTACGTGCAGCAACGCTCGGAACATCCCGAAGCCCTCGACGCCGATCGCGTGCGCGAGCTTGCGCTCTGCTTTCTGTGTCTCGCGGGGAACGCGGGTGCGGTAAAGGACTTCGAAGCTCGCTACGTGGCGCGCGTGAAAGACTTCGTGCGACGCATCGACTCGAGCGCCGCCTTCGCCGACGAAGTGCAGCAAGTGCTGCGCGAGCGCATGCTGGCCGGACCCGAGCCCAAGCTCGGCAACTACTCCGGGCGGGGCAGCTTGGAAGGGTTTCTGCGCGTGAGCGCGACGCGCATCGGTCTCGAACTACACCGCCGCAACGAAGGCGTACACGAGGACGCTGAGGCGGTCGATCGCGTGTTGGACGATCCCGAGCTGGACCACATCAAGCGACGCTATTCCCAAGAGCTGGGTCGGGCGTTTGCAGATGCGTTGACGCAGCTGGGCGAGCGCGAACGCACGGTGCTGTCCCTGAACCTGATCGACGGCCTGAACATCGATCGCATCGGGCAACTCATGGGAGTGCATCGAGCAACGGTCGCGCGCTGGATCAAGGATGCGCGGGAGCGACTCTACGACGACACCCAGGCGCGGCTGCAAGCCGAGCTGGCGCTGAATGCGGCGGAGTTCGCCAGCCTGGCGCGGCTGGTGCAGAGCCAGCTGGACGTGAGCGTGATTCGAATCCTGAACGAAGGTCGCGCCACGGGTTAG